The Mesobacillus boroniphilus region ATTGTGCTTTTTGTGGTTTTTTATATTATTTTTAAAATAATCCGGTCTGGGAACTTGCCGAGCAATAACTATACACCATTTGATGATCTTGTCGAGGGAAAAGTGGATAAAGATGATGATTGATATTGGCGTAATCATTGTTCTATTGTTAGCGCTCTGGTCCATAACGATAACATTAGAAAAATTGGCTGCAAGAATCATCGATAAGCAGGACCAGCAAAATCAGCTGCTGGAAGAAATCAAAGAACTTCTAAAATCTGAAAAATAACAGAATATGAACTTTTCACTTTACATATAAAAGAGTTAAGGCTAGGATAAAGACAATTGAATATTCGATGTACTACTAGGGGTGCCCTGCTACGGGCTGAGAGAAAGACGGTATGTCTTTTAACCCTTCGGACCTGATCTGGTTAATACCAGCGTAGGAAAGTAGTGTGAGAGATGTTTTCTTTCTTACTTTGCTTTTAAGCCAGGTCCTTTCAAGGATCTGGCTTTTTTATATTTTAAGGAGGTTTTATCAATGAAACTAAAAGATCAAGTTGTTCTGGTGACTGGCGGGAGCCGGGGACTGGGGGCAGAAACGGTTAAGGCGTTTGCAAGGGAGGGTGCGCGAGTCATTATTAACTATTACCAGAACGAAGAAAAGGCAAAGGATCTGGAAGGTATGTTTGTTGAGAATGCCCTTGCTGTAGGGGCGGATGTAAGAGACCCAGCACAGGTCCAAAGCATGTTCAGGCAAGCAAAAGAACATTTTGGCTCTCCCGTCACGACAATTGTGAATAACGCTCTTGTGGATTTCAAATTTGACCCTGTGGCAAACAAGGATGCTTTTGCAGTTGGCTGGGAGGAGTATCATCAGCAGCTTGAAGGAGCGATACGCGGTGCATTGAATACAATCCAGTCGGGACTTCCAGACATGAAAGAATTAAAGTTTGGCAGAATCATCAACATTGGCACGAACCTGTTCCAGAACCCGGTTGTCGCTTATCACGACTATACAACAAGCAAAGCTGCCTTGTTGGGGTTCACCAGGAATATGGCAAGTGATCTCGGGAAGTATGGCGTTACCGTCAATATGGTTTCCGGAGGATTGCTTAAAATGACCGACGCAAGCTCAGCTACTTCAGAGGAAGTATTCCAGCTCATCGAATCATCCACTCCGCTTAAAAAGGTAACCGACCCGGCAGAAGCTGCAGATGCGATATTGTTCTTCGCATCACCCTGGGCACGTGCGGTTACTGGACAAAATCTGGTCGTTGACGGCGGCCTTGTGATGGATTAAGAAGGAGGGGATTTTACATGGAAGTAAGAGAGATTGCTAGTTTGCTAGAAAAAGTTCGCCGGGGAAACCCGCTAGTGCACAATATTACGAATGTTGTGGTCACTAATTTTACCGCCAATGGCCTTCTGGCTCTAGGAGCATCTCCTGTTATGGCATATGCCCATGAGGAGGTTGCCGAAATGGCCAGGATGGCTGGAAGCCTTGTTCTCAATATCGGAACGCTGAGAGCCGAAATCGTTGAGTCGATGCTGATTGCAGGCAAAGCGGCAAATAAACAGGGAGTGCCGATCATTCTTGATCCGGTTGGTGCAGGGGCTACCGCCTATCGAACCGAAACGGCAAGAATGCTGATGCAAGAATTAGAAATTTCAATCATCCGAGGAAATGCTGCAGAGATTGCGAATGTGGCTGGAGAAACCTGGAGCATCCGGGGCGTTGATGCTGGTGAATCCAGCGGAAATGTTTTCGAGTTGGCCGTATCTGCTGCTAAAAAACTCAAGACTACCGTCGTCGTTACTGGCAAAGAAGATATTGTTACAGATGGCAAGACGGCTATTATTGGGCATAACGGGCATCCGCTGCTGACGAAAGTGACGGGAACAGGCTGCTTGCTTACATCTGTTATTGGTGCCTTTGCAGCTGTTGAAAAAGATTTGATCAAGGCAGGAGCAGCTGCAGTAACCACATATGGAGTGGCAGCAGAAATCGCTGCAGACAAAAATGCTGAACGGGGGCCGGGGAGTTTCCAGGTTGAATTCTTGAACCAGCTATACCTTGTCAACAAAGAGGAGATTAATAGAAAAAGTTCTTTTGATCAACAGGAGGTAGATTGATATGAAAAGAGCAATGACCATCGCAGGTTCGGATAGCGGGGGCGGAGCCGGAATCCAGGCGGACCTGAAAACATTCCAGGAACTGAAGGTATTTGGCACGTCTGCACTGACAGCTGTTACTGCGCAAAACACGCTTGGCGTCCAGGGAGTTTTTCCGATGGATGCAGAGGCAGTCGCTAAACAAATTCAATCAGTCGGGGAGGATATCGGGACAGACGCCTTGAAAACGGGGATGCTTTTTAATGCGGAAATCATCGAAGCTGTCGCGGAAAAAATAAAGCAGTTCGGCTGGGAAAAGGTCGTTGTCGATCCGGTAATGATCGCGAAAGGAGGAGCATCATTGCTCCAGCAGGAAGCTGTTTCGGCCCTGAAAAATCATTTGCTGCCGCTCTGCCTCGTGGTCACACCCAATATTCCCGAAGCAGAAGTGCTGACCGGGATGACTATTCACAGTCAGGATGACAAAAAGGAAGCGGCCAGGCGCATACATGTCCTTGGAGCAAAAAATCTCGTCATAAAAGGCGGCCATGATAAGGATGCGAATGAATCTGTTGATCTTCTTTTTAATGGGGAAAACTTTGAGGTCTTCTCCTTTCCGAGAGTTGAAACCAGGAGCACTCATGGTACTGGCTGCACTTTCTCAGCTGCCATCACTGCACAGCTTGCGAAAGGATTGACTGTATATGACGCGGTATCTGTAGCGAAGGAGTTCATCCATTCTGCCATCGCAAACCCGCTGAATATCGGGCAAGGCCATGGACCCACGAACCATTGGGCTTTTAACACGGAGAAAGGAGGGATTACGTCATGGCAAGGATAAGTCCTGATCAAATGAGAAGCTGGCTGAAGGTGTATTTTATTGCCGGCAGCACAAATTGTGTGCAGGATTCCGTTAATGTGCTTGAAGAGGCGATTCGCGGAGGCATCACTATTTTTCAGTACCGTGAAAAAGGGAGTAACTGTCTTGAGGGGGAGGAAAAGCTCGAGCTAGGCAAGAGACTGCAAAGAATCTGCAAGGAAAACGGCATGCCGTTCATTGTGAACGATGATATCGAAATGGCCCTTGAGCTTGATGCGGACGGCGTCCATATTGGCCAGGAGGATGAGGATGCCCAGGAGGTCCGCAAAAAAATCGGTGACAAGATTCTGGGAGTTTCTGTGCACAATCTGAAGGAAGCTGAAAGAGCAAAGCGTGCAGGTGTCGATTATTTTGGCGTTGGCCCGATTTTTCCAACGGCAACAAAAAAGGATACAAGAGCGGTTCAGGGAACAGCCATGCTCGAGCAGTTAAAAGACTTTGGCATACCGATGGTCGGCATTGGCGGAATCAATGCGGGTAATGCGGCAGTTGTCATGAATGCCGGGGCTGATGGTGTTTCAGTGATTACTGCGATAAGCCATGCAGATGACGCGAGGGAAGCAGCAGCCAAATTGAAAGGCAAAATTTTTCGCTAAACGGAGGTTGAAATGAGAGACACACAAAAGCTTACACTTACTGCCATGATGGTAGCCATCGGTACATTGACCAGCCATATGTTGTTTATCCCACTTGGCATTGTAAAGGTATTTCCCGTACAGCATTTCATCAATATATTGTCTGCCGTGTTGCTTGGACCCTATTACGCAGTGGCCCAGGCTTTGGGCATATCACTACTGAGGAATTTGTTCGGCACTGGTTCTGTCTTTGCTTTTCCGGGAAGCATGATTGGTGCACTCCTGGCTGCATATTTATATAAAAAAACGAAGAAATTAGGATACGCTTTTGCCGGGGAGGTAGTTGGAACCGGAATCATCGGTGCAATTGCCAGCTATCCAGTCGCGGTGCTTTTCCTTGGCAAAGAGGCAGCTGTATTTGGATTCATTCCCGCGTTCTTGGCGAGCTCACTGGCTGGCGCGACATTGGGCTTTGTTTTATTGAAAATTTTTCTGAAGAATGCTGCGGGCAGTATTAATATGACCAGCAAGCTGTGATTTGGAAATAGTTTCATACGTATGTCTTTAGCTGGAAATGGGTGAATTCCTGCTATATGATTATAAATAGATTCATATACTCCAGCTGAAAAGGGTGACATTTTTGAACGAAGAGAACAAGCTTGGATTGGTAGTGGACGTAGAGACAACTGGACTGGGGCCAGATTCAGATGAAATAATAGAATTGGCTGTGAAGCTTTTTTCCTTTCATGAGGAATCAGGAGAAATAATCGATATTCTTGATGAGGATTCTTATTTAAGGGAGCCGCTGTCCACGACCGCGCAAAGAAATTATGACAGAGCTTACCGGATTCATGGGATTTCTTATGACCTGGTTCGTGGAAAGACGTTTTACGATGAAAAAATTATGGATTATTTCAATCGCACTGATGCGATTTTTGCCCATAATGCCTCATTCGACAGAAGCTTTTTATTCAGGATGTATCCAGAAGTCAACGAGATGAAATGGTATTGCACAATGAAAAATGTTCAATGGAAGAACCACGGCTTCCCAAACAGCAAGCTGCTGACGTTGCTGCAGGCGCATAACATCTCGAAATTCCAGACGCACAGGGCGATGGATGACATTACATATTTGACAGAACTGCTTAAGCAGCAAAATCCAAACGGCGATTATTATTTGAAAGAAGTATTGGATTACGGCCCGATGCGGAAGTATCAGCCTGCCCAAAAGCAAAGAAGAAGGATGTTTTATTAGAAAAGGTGCCTGTTTCTGACAGGCACCTTTTGGTATTTTTATAGGACATAAAGGTAAACGCTCAGGAAATGGGCAAGGCTCCCGAGCATGATGAAAATATGGAAAATCTCATGAAAACCCAGATGCTTGGATCGTAGGAAATCAGGTTTCAAAGCATAAATGACACCGCCGATTGTGTACATGATTCCTCCGGCAACCAACCAGTAAATCCCAGCAGGAGTCAAGACGGAGGAGAGGGGTGATACGACGAAAATAACCATCCAGCCCATGACGATATAGATAGAGGTCGACAGCCATCTTGGACTCCTGAACCAAATCATCTTAAAAAGAATTCCGCACAATGCAGCCAATGTAATAATACCGAATAATGTCCAGCCTGTGATTCCATTAAGGCTAATCAGGCAAAACGGCGTATAGGTGCCGGCAATCAATACAAAAATCATGGAATGGTCGATTTTTCGAAGGAAGGCAATCACGCTATCTTTGCTGATGACCATATGATAGGTAGCGGATGCCGTATACAGCAGGATCATACTAATGCCAAAAATCGTAACGGCTGTAATAGCCAGCGCTGAGCCAGTGGTAAGTGAAGCTTTGATGACGAGCGCAAGCAGTCCGGCAAAGGATAGTAAAGCACCTGCCAAATGGGTCAGGCCATTGATTGGTTCGCGGATGTAGCTGTTCATTTAGAAACCTCCATATCGTTATATGTAGTTTAGATAACTACTTATAATAATATATGCATAATGATATGTAGTCAATATTTACGACTGCGTTTTTTTGCATTATAATAAAATAAGGCTCTTTTCTCAAACTTTGTTGCTATTGACCACAAAATAGGAGTGAATGAACTATTTTTCTTCTCAAAGAAGACTCTTGTTATGAGAAAAGAGCATGCAAACTTAGTACCGAACTACAAGATGGCTTTATATCCCGTTAAAATCGGCTTTAGGATTTTAACAACATACCTTACGAAAACAACCTAAAATAAAAACATGAGGGGTTAATAGTGAATAATTTTGCCGATTTGCTTGCTGAGCTTAACCTTGAAAACAACATCGCACTTACTGACATTCCGGAAATCGACTTGTACATGGACCAGGTCATACAGCTGTTTGAGAACAACTTTGGCAGCTCGATAAGGAATGAGGACGAAAAAGTCCTGACGAAAACAATGATTAACAACTATGCGAAAGGAAAGCTGTTCTTTCCGATAAAAAATAAAAAGTACTCGAAGGAGCACCTTATCCTGATCAGCTTGATTTACCAGCTGAAGGGGGGCTTGTCGATCCAGGATATCAAACAGACCCTGGAGGGAATCAATGAAAGGATTGAGTCCGGGGATTTTCCACTCAACCATTTTTATCAAAGTTATTTGAATCTCCATGAGAAAAATATTGAGATTTTTAATGAGGATGTACTCAAAACAGAACAGGAAGTAAAACAAGAAGTAAATCAGCTGGAGACAGATAATCCGGAGGAGCTTGAAGCGATTCTCCTGATTGCATCGCTCGTTAATATAAGCAATTTTTACAGAAGGACAGCAGAGAAGCTTGTTGACAGGCTTGCAGCAGAAAATAAGAAAAAGGACTGAACCAAAGTGTATTTGACAGTAAAACAAGCAGCAGAATATTTATCGATCCCGGAATCACAAGTAGAAAAGATGATATTCCAAAGGAAAATAAGGGCCATTCACGATGGCGATACTTATTTGATATACAAAGATCAATTCAATACGCATATGAAACAGGTTGAGAAATATAAGAAACTTGTTGAGGAATTAATGAATGAACCGGTGCCTGAGGATATCGATATTAAAGATGAGGATTAAAAAAACGCGAAAGGACGGATCCTTTCGCGTTTTTAGTTAACCGATGTTTCGACTCTTTTCATTTTATCAGCGTGCTTGATTGGCAATTGAACAATTACTTCTGTACCTTTATAAGGTTCGCTTCTGAACTTAATTGTGCCATTATGGGATTGGACAATTTTGAAGCTGACCGTCATTCCGAGTCCGGTACCTTTTTCTTTAGAAGAATAAAAAGGTTCGCCAATTCTTTCGAGCAATTCTTTTGATATCCCCACACCCTGGTCCTTGACCACAACTGTTACTTTGTTATCAAAGCTCTCAAGTGTGATGTTGACGACATCACCAGCAGAAGAAGCTTCAATAGCATTCTTTAATATGTTGATGAACAACTGCTTCAGCTGATTCGGTTCGCATTCAATCATGACAGGATGACTGTGAACCTGGAACTCGATTTGGATATTATGCAGGCTCGCTTCTGTTTTTAAAAGTGAGATGACATCATGCAAAATAACCTGCAAATCTGCTTCTGTGTATTTTATTTGCTGCGGCTTCGCCAATAATAGCAATTCGCTGACGATATGGTTAATCCTGTTCAGTTCATCGATCATGATTTGGTAGTATAGCTGATGCTTCTCATCCTCCATCTGCAATAGCTGGACAAGTCCCTTTAAAGAAGTAAGCGGATTGCGGATTTCATGGGCAACGCTCGCGGATAGCTCGCCGACTACAGACAGCTTGTCCGTCCTTCGTAAACGCTCCTCTGTTTGGCGCAGCTCCGTAACGTCCCTTGAGTTGCAGATAATTCCGGCGATTTTTTCATTCACAATGATCGGTAAGGTTGTGCTTTGGAAAATTAACGGCTTACCGTTCTTATGCAGCAATTCCAATTCAAACATTTGCGGGCATTGATTTTCTACCACGCTGGCAACCTTATCTAAAACAATGTGCCTGTGGGAATCTGGAATTAAGTCAGCCAGGTTTTTTCCGATATATTCATCGTTGCTATAACCCGTGATTTTTTCAAACTGTGGATTAAGGTTTGTAATCGTGCCATTCAAGTCGAGCATCGACACAATATCAGGACTGTACTCAAATAATGATCGATATTGCTGCCTGCTCTCCTCAAGGAGGTTTTCCACGTTTTTTCGTTCGGTTATATCCCGGCCGATGATGACTAGTCCCTGCCGGCTGCCATCATCATTAAAGAGGGGTACCTTTATCGTGTCAAACGTCTTGGTTGTCCCATCCGGCTGTGGAAGTACTTCCTCGACACTAATGATTCCTCCTGCTTTCCATGCTTCTTCATCGGAAATCTCGCAATATCTTAATGCATCGCTGAAATAATTGCTGTACTCCGCAAGCTCCGAGTCTTTCTTTCCTCTATAGTCAACGTTTTCAATATCAAACAGTTTCAAACCAAAATCATTGGCCTGAATCCATCTGCCTTCTCCATCCTTGAAGTTGACAAAATCGACCATTGAATTGATCAATGTGGATAGGCGCTCTTCTTCTTCTTTTGAGGCACTCAATTCCTCCATCTTCGAAATGAAAAAATAAAAGAACCATCCTGCCAACAGAACATAAAGGACTTCCTTCGAATGTTCGATAACTGCGACAAATTCTGAAGGAGCGTATAAAGTAAGCAGATAGTTTGTACCGAAAATCCAGGTAATGCTCAGTATGAAAAAGATCAGGACATATTGCTTTTTTTTCATCTCTTGACTCCTAAAGTAAGCTTCCAGCTCACGTAATTTAAAAAAGTGTTACTAATCTATAGTAGCACAATTTTTTCAAATTAAATTAAGATTATTTCTAATATAGCTTCTCATTCATTTGGAAAATTATTCAAAGGACCGAAACAGGATTCGGTCCAGAATTCCTTTTTAAAAATCTCCATCAGATGCCTGGAAAGATATATTCAAACGGTTTTCAACAGTTCGGAGCCTCTGGTTTAAACGGTTTAAACGGCGTGTGTGCCGCTCGTCGTTTTGACTTAAGCGAGTAATTTCATTGTTTAAACGTCCAATCTCCTTATTAAGCCGTGCAATCTCCCTGTTTTGGCGGCCAATTTCTTTATTCTGTCTATCCAGCTCTGTTTTCTGGACCTGGAATTGCCTTTCAAGCTGATTCACTCTTCGTTCGAGAGCCGGCTGCCTTTCATGATCATGTGAAGCCTGCTGTTGCGCGTAATAGCTGAAATCATAATGGGTATAAGGGTCGAACTGCTGAGGGCTGTAAACATATTGATGCGGATACATACGGGCACACTCCTTATTTTTCAGGCTGTGTTAAAGGTTATTGTTGATTTTTGCAGACCGTTGATTGGAGCGGAAGGCGCTTGACTCCTGCGGGAGCAGCCTGACAGGTGAGACCCCGCAGGAAGCACAAGCGCCGAGGAGGCTCACCGCCGGCCCCGCGGAAAGCAAAAGCCTGGAGCGGAAATCAACAGCCAAGTTTAACAGAGCGATTTTTTTAAGAAATTCGCCTAAGCTGGCGATAAATTCTATATAAAGTATGTAGGTAAACGTGGAGAGTGAAGGGCAGTTGCCTAAAGAAGGAAAAAACTGGTGAAGAGGCGAATGGATAAACAGGTGGTGAGATATTAATGGGAATGTCTAATTACTATCAGGATCTTCGAAAAAAAGTAGGAAGTGGCTTGATTTTTATGCCCAGCGTGGCAGGAATTATCCGGAATGAAGCCGGAGAAATCTTATTCCAGAACAAAGGGAATGGAGAGAAGTGGAGCCTGCCAGCGGGAGCGATTGAATTAGGTGAAGCACCTGCGGAAGGCGTTGTCCGGGAAGTGCGGGAAGAAACAGGGCTACATGTTGTACCGGAAAAATTACTAGGTGTATTTGGCGGGAAAGAGTTCCGCTATGAATACCCAAACGGCCACAAGGTTGAGTATGTTGTGTTCGTTTTTGACTGCAGACCTGTCGGGGGTGAACATAAGCCAATCGACAGCGAGACTGCGGAACTCCGTTACTTCATCCCTAAAGACATGCCAGAATTGGCACTGCCTTATCCTGAGAGCATTTTTGTTAAGACTGATCGGGAAAAAACTGAGTTTCAGTTGGATGACGAATGGGTGAGGAAACTGCCAGGTAAGAGGAGATGAAGCTGTGGATTGCAAAGTAAGAAAGGGCAATATTAATTATGAAGTCTTTGGGGAAGGGTTTCCGTTGCTAATCCTTCATGCTATGGGTACAGACCACCGATCGATGAAAGGATGGCTGGAACCTGTTTTTAATAAAGTTGAAGGTTTCCAAAGAGTATATATTGATTTACCTGCCCATGGGCGGAGTTTTATTGATGATCGTGTGAAATCTACGGATGACTTGATTGAGAATCTGCTGGACTTTATTGATGAGACTTTCGGGGAAAAAGAACTTTCACTGATTGGTGCTTCCTTTGGAGGATATTTGACGCAAGGAATTCTTCATAAAAGACGGGCGCAGGTAAAAGGGATTTGCCTATTGGCCCCAGCGCTGCATTTAAAAGAGAGGAATGTACCTGAACGAGTTATTCTAGCAAAAGATGAAGGGCTGCTTGACACTCTAGAACCTGATATAAGAGCTGCATTCGAAACCCTCTTCATCCACCAAAATGAAGTAACTCTTGAGGCGTTTATGAAAGAAATCCAGCCTGGCAGGCTTTTGGCAAATCGTGAATTTCTTGCTTCAGATTGGAAGGCCAAGCGCTATTACCTGATTGATGAACCTTTTCACGATGCAGAGACTCTTCCGAATTCGGCGCTGTTTATTCTCGGGAAGCAGGATTATATTTGCGGGTATAAGGACCATCTATCCTTGCTTGAAAAATTCCCAAATTCTACAGTGGCAGTATTGGATCAGGCAGGCCATATGCTGCAAATCGAGAAGCGTGAAGTTGTCCAGATTTTATTGAAGGATTGGCTAATTAGAAGTCACTAAAAAAGAGAGCGCGTATCTGCGCTCTCAACCTTTACGGAGTTGTTCCAATATAACCTGCGCCTCATAACCGGCGGCGAAATTAATAATCGTCGCTTCTTCACCTTTGATCGCTTTTACAAGATTATCAACCAATGAATCTGTCAGGGATTCGTCTGTATTGAGCGGTAAGATTTCTTCCCCTAGCTTCCCGCCTACTAGTTGTCCCCAGTTCAGCAGCGATAACGTCCCCTCATCTCCATAAGCAGTGAAGGCAATTTCCTCCTTGCCGGCAATCTGGCTCATGCCATCAATCAGTACAGGAGTACCATCCGAAAGTTCTAATATTGCCAAAATCGCATTTTCACTTGCCTGTGGATCTTCAGGGAACTGCACTTGCACGTCTTTTACTGTTACAGATCCAAAAATCTTCTGCAGCTGCTGGATGAAATGGACCCCAACCTCAAGAACATAACCACCCTGTTCTTTGCTCGCAACCCACGCATTCTGCTGCCACGGTCGCGGCCATTGTGGGAAGTGCATCTTCAATTGGACCCTTCGAAGCTTTCCAACAGAGTTTTCCTTGATTAATTTTTCAAAAGTCTTGCTGCCAGCACTGTAGTTCAGCGGAAAGTTCATCGCATGTACCACCCCAGCATCCTGCGCCTGTTTTAATAGACTTTCAGCTTCTTCAACCGAGTTAGCCAGCGGCTTTTCGCATAAAATATGGATGCCTTTAGTGAGAACATCAGATGCTACGGCATGGTGGAACTTAGGGGGAACAGCGACATATACAAGATCTAACTCCGTCTTCTCGAGCATTTCTTGATGGTCGACATAAGACGGAATACCACCAAGTTCCGCTGCCGTTTCCTTAGCTCTTGTTTGCAAAGAGTCGCAAACAGCCGCAATTTCCATCTCCGGATGTTCTTGAAAACCTCTTATCAAACGCTGGCCAATCGCACCCAGGCCAATCACTCCAACTTTTATCATAGGGAACCTCCAATAAAATCTTTATACAACACTAGTATACAGACAATTTTAACAATTTAATAGTTTAGTGAGACGAAATATTTTTCTTTAAAAATGAGGCTTTCGGACTATAGAAATTTAAATATTTAGATATTTTAGAATATTGAAATAAAATTCTGCGCTAGGTAAAATAATAATGTAATAGACTAAATTACAGGGAGGGGTAAGAAATTGAAAAAGAAAATAGGTCTTAAGGTCCTATCAAGCATTACGATGACCGCAATGCTTGCAAGCACGCTATCATTTGCGTCAGCTGGACCAGCTAATGTTAATGCAGTTGAAAAAGCAAGTTTTCAGTCCCAGGGTGGAGCACCAATAGATTTAGGCATCGCGAACGATGAGAGATTAATAGAGATGCTTAAGAAGAACGGCACTATTGCAAAGAACGCAACTCCGGCAGAAGCAGAGAAAGCATTGCAAAAGTACTTGCATAATAAGGCAGCTGGGGCTTCAAAAGAGCCTGGAGAGTTACATAAACATGAGAAAGAGTTAAGCAGCACGTTAAACGAAAAGCTTGCTTCAACCGGACTGGTTAATGGCAAAGGAAATAAGAGCGGACAAACGAAGGGCACTACTGTTGACACAGTAAAGGAAGAAGCCTGGAATGGGGTACAGAGAAAGGACAATGTCCTTGTACTATTAATAGAATACCCTGACCATCCAGCTGCTCAAATTACCTCACAAGATACAGATATGTACTATGATGAATACATCAAACAGCATTATACAGATATGATCTTCGGCGCGGATGGCTATGTTGGCCCTAACGGAGAAAAACTCGTGTCCGTAAAGCAATACTATGAGCAGCAATCTGGCGGAAGTTATACAATTGACGGCCAGGTAGCAGGATGGTACAAGGCTTCTCAGCCAGCAGCATATTACGGGGGAAATAATGCAAGTGACAATGATAGTAATGCACGAGCTCTGGTAAAAGAAGCACTATATGCTGCAGCCGCAGACAGATCAGTGGATCTGAATAAGTATGACCAGGAAGACCGTTATGACCTTGATGGCGATGGAA contains the following coding sequences:
- a CDS encoding alpha/beta fold hydrolase translates to MDCKVRKGNINYEVFGEGFPLLILHAMGTDHRSMKGWLEPVFNKVEGFQRVYIDLPAHGRSFIDDRVKSTDDLIENLLDFIDETFGEKELSLIGASFGGYLTQGILHKRRAQVKGICLLAPALHLKERNVPERVILAKDEGLLDTLEPDIRAAFETLFIHQNEVTLEAFMKEIQPGRLLANREFLASDWKAKRYYLIDEPFHDAETLPNSALFILGKQDYICGYKDHLSLLEKFPNSTVAVLDQAGHMLQIEKREVVQILLKDWLIRSH
- a CDS encoding Gfo/Idh/MocA family protein is translated as MIKVGVIGLGAIGQRLIRGFQEHPEMEIAAVCDSLQTRAKETAAELGGIPSYVDHQEMLEKTELDLVYVAVPPKFHHAVASDVLTKGIHILCEKPLANSVEEAESLLKQAQDAGVVHAMNFPLNYSAGSKTFEKLIKENSVGKLRRVQLKMHFPQWPRPWQQNAWVASKEQGGYVLEVGVHFIQQLQKIFGSVTVKDVQVQFPEDPQASENAILAILELSDGTPVLIDGMSQIAGKEEIAFTAYGDEGTLSLLNWGQLVGGKLGEEILPLNTDESLTDSLVDNLVKAIKGEEATIINFAAGYEAQVILEQLRKG